DNA from Rhinoderma darwinii isolate aRhiDar2 chromosome 6, aRhiDar2.hap1, whole genome shotgun sequence:
GTGTTTGGAGGCGGTAATGTACAGgccatatatttattttatttcaattgcCCATATAGCCCAATAATAAATAGTAACAAAAATGTCTTCCATTGCACATATCGATAGCAGGGCCGCACCTAGCCTAAGGCGGCGCTCTTCCCTGACTGCAGAGAGCAGCAAATTCATCAATAATGCCGCATATTTTGACATGTTGCAAATTTCATGTATCTTGCACAAAAGAGAGTTGTTTCTGGCGCAGTTCTATGTAAAATGTTGCAAAACAGCGGCATTTTTGTCGCAATTTTGCGCAAATCATAGCAAAACTGTGACTGAAAGGTGTGCATCGTGGTCGCATGAACAATGTTCTGCATCCAGAGGAGGAAGACTGAGTAGTGTGCGAGTGTATATAGTGTTTATGTAGTGTGCGTGTGTGGTAAATAGAGGGGtctgactttatttatttttgatctCGGGACTAAATAATTTTTGGGTCTGGTCCAGGGTCTGTATTTAAACGGGGTGTTGAAATAATAGCCGGATCTCAGAATTAGGATAAAGCAGAAATCCAACCGGATTAAGATCAATTGTATATGTCCTCAGGATGGGGATACAATTGAACAAAACGAACTTGCACCAGCGGGTACAAGGAAGCCCCAGGTTCCCTGACTCAACATTACGCAGCGACAGCCACTTTTAAGTTGGtatgatgcctgtccgtgttgttCCCAGACAGCACAGGCTGGTAGAGTCCTACGCTGTTGGGTGCATCATGAGAAAAGGGATAGGTAAGGTTCAGGGGCGCTTTAAATATGCTGTTTTTTAGGGACACTGTATGTATGGCACTTTCTTTTAGAGCCacatatatgtgtggcactattttagaGAGGAACTATGTGTATCTCTAATATTAGGGGCACTACATGTGGCtttagtactgtatatatttactgtccTTAGTTCTGGTGCCGTATTTGTAATCTAAACatgattttggtgctgtatttatgtatgagctttgttctggtgccgtatatatgtactgatcttggttatggtgttgtatatatgaactgagcttgattctggtactgtatttatttacAGTGCTTCGTTTTAGTAACATatgtatgaactgagcttggtttcagtgctgtatttatctactttGCTTAGTTCTAGACACATATGTATGTAccgggtttgttctggtgctgtatttatgtactgggcttggttttggggctgtatttatgtactgagcctggttctgttgctgtatatatgtactgggcttggttctggtgctgtatttatgtactgtgctttgttctggtgctctatctatgtactgtgcttggttctggtgctgtatttatgtgctgtgctttgttctggtgctgtatttatgtactgtgcttggttctggtgctctatttatgtactgtacttggttctggtgctgtagttatgtactgtgcttggttctggtgctgtatttatgtactgagcttggttctgttgctgtatatatgtactgggcttggttctggtgctgtatttatgtactttgctttgttctggtgctgtatttatgcactgtgcttggttctggtgctctatctatgtactgtgcttggttctggtgctgtatttatgtactgtgcttggttctggtgctgtattaatgtgctgtgctttgttctggtgctgtatttatgtactgtacttggttctggtgctgtagttatgtactgtgcttggttctggtgctgtatttatgtactgtgcttggttctggtgctctatttatgtactgtgcttggttctggtgctctatttatgtactgagcttggttctggtgctgtaattatttaCTGTGCTTAGTTATAGTAACATATGTATGAACTGAACTTAGTACTGGTATGTGCTTTGCTTGATTCTGGTACAGTAATTATGAATTGAGCTCGACTTTAGTACCATATTTATTTAgtaagcttagttctggtaccagatttatttagtgtgcttggttctggtacgtAATTATAAACtgagcttgttttttttgtggaaaaatgTGGTAAACTTTTCCTAACTTTCCCCCTACTCCCAGTGAACACTGTAATGGATTATGCATGCCTATAAAGCTTAATGGGCGCATATAGGTCTAGAATggattagtgtaatatagtgagtgtgggtaggtaggtatataatggatgagtgtaatatagtgattgTGGGTGGGTAGGTATGTCATTTATCTGCAGGTGATACACTATGATGCTTAATGTGCACATATAGTTCTATAATAGAGGAGTGTTATATAAGGAGTACGGGtaagtaggtatataatggatgagtgtaatatagtgagtgcgggTATGTACGTATGTCATTTATTTGCAGGTAATACACTATGCGCTCAATGTGTAAATATCGgtctgtaatagaagtgtgtaatATAGTAAGTGTGGGTAGCTATATAATGGATGAATGTAATATAGTGAGTTAGGACAGGTAGGTATGTAATTTATCTGCAGGTAATACACTATAATGCAGAAGGTGCACATATAGcgctataatggatgagtgtaaaatAGTGAGTgcgggtaggtatataatggatgcgtgtaatatagtgagagcgggcaggtaggtatataatggatgtgtGGGTATGTAGGTATGTCATTTGTCTGCAGGTAATGCACTATGGTgctgaatgtgcacatataggtctataatggatgagtgtaatatagtgagagcgggcaggtaggtatataatggatgagtgtaatatagtgagtgcgggCAGGTAGGTATGTCATTTATTTGCAGGTAATACACTATGATgctgaatgtgcacatataggttTATAATAGGGGTGTGTAATTTAGTGGGTGCGGATATATAGGTATATAATGGAGTGTGATAATGTGATATGAGTGTAGGTAGGTATGTCATttatttgcagaatttatgcAGCATGTGATCAGGATTTTTATAAATCCTATACACTTGTAGTAAACACATTTCCACAACGTGTGAACATAAAAGTTGTATCGTTTTTTTCTTTGCTATCTGTGGATGTTTTCTAGCCCCGCCACGCCGACCCTATGGTGAGATGGGGGCGCCATTTATCTGTTTGCCACAGGCATCAGAAAGCCTTGGTACACCCTTGAGTGATAGGACATAACTTACCTGTCTCAGGAGCTCAGGACTCAACCAAGGAAGCATTGCAGTGCTAAAATTCGGAAAATCATAAGCCACCTTAGCTCTTTCACCTCTTCTAACCATACTATAGAGGTGACCAAGTTCAGACAGAGATACAAGACCTTCTTCTGAGATGAGGATATGACTCCCCTTCACACTCCTAAAAGACAGTAAGATTAACATTTTTAAAGAAATCACATTTATTGATACAACATTAGAGACATAATAACAAAAAGCATACCTCCAGTCAAacatgggaaaaaaaatcatgCTTCAGTATAGTTAAGACAAGAATATCTCGAAGATTGTGCCAGTGTCTGAAAGCTGCAGCAGGTATCATGGTTACAGGTGTCACTTCAGACTCCCGATCCCAGTGGCAATATGGGGAAGCAGGAGTCTGAGCCCCTCCCCCTTAGCAGCCATCATTGTTCTGGATCGGTCAGGacaggctggtgatgtcactcacCAGAATATGCTCTTTTGATCCGCTgcagttgttttatttttaaacgtATTGTCACTTTAATCCCAATGCCCCCTACCTTTACTCTTCTCAAATCAAACTCACTTAGGGACTGGACAAATAGAAAAGGGAGAAAGGTAGTcaccagtgatttttttttccctcccaaAGGCTCAATAACACGTAGCAATTATGGctacaatttataaaaaatataattggtTAAGACTGACAGTTAATTCACAAAAATTATCATTATTTATTGAATTGTAACGTAAAGTTATGGTTGTAATGATTTTAGGAGTCAGATATCAGTGGTAAaagaaaataactttttttaaaaatttttgggtGGGGTGTGCTTTAAGTTAAATATATTACATTTAATCTTACCTGTGAATATATCCATTTTGGTGCAAATAGTTTAACCCTTTTAACGTTCCATACAAAATGTTTCCTATTAAAAGTTCACTCATGCCTTCTGGGTAATATGTCTTCACGAGGCTGCTAGCAGAACCTACAAAGATAAGAGTTATTCATTGAGTAAATTCTTTAAACCTTCAATAGAATACAAGCTTATACTATCATACATATTCAGGGGcttagctatagagggtgcagaatTAGCATACGCACCCAGGCCCAGGTGCCTGTCTGTACAATCagtagacaccagtattataaatggcacataataATGGCACATAATAAGTGAGGGGccctgctacagattttgcattggggcccaggagcttcaagttacgcctctataTACATTAGATATCACTAGCTATCACTCCCTAAACCCCTATTAACTAGCATTGGAGCGCCGTAGGGATCCGTTGGATATAGATGTAACGTTTGTTAATGAGAATAAACAAAGGAGAGGGGTGAGGAAGGACAAAGTATGTGGTTATATGCGgcaaataataaagttaaaatgtaactttttttgtgtATAATTAAAAGCTGTaaccacaataagggtatgttcacacggcgggggtccgtaacggctgaaattacggggatgtttcagcctgaaaacatccccgtaaattcagccgtaccggcatgtgcaggcgcttgaacgccgcgtcaattacggccgtaattagcgctgctattcattggagtcaatgaatagcggctccaattacggccaaagaagtgacaggtcacttcttctacgcgggcgtctatttacgcgccgtcatttgacagcggcgcgtaaatatacgcctcgtgtgaacagacaaacgtctgcccattgctttcaatgggcagatgtttgtcagcgctattgaggcgctattttcagacgtaattcggggcaaaaacgcccgatttacgtccgtaaataggccgtgtgaacatacccttaggctactagccaaaataattacagtcacctATATTCTGTGTGGTGAacgaatgaattaaaaaaaaaaaaaaaaaatcctctgtgCTTCTTGATATGTCACCTTGCTATAATAAGCTAAATTGACAGTGAGTGGCTAGTCGGGTGAAACTTCGTGCTGCGGCCCGTGGCAGTCGGCCGTGCCCgcaaattacgggcacggccgtgtgcatgaggcctaaggcatatGCAGCATCAACGTTAAGCTGTTTGATTATTGCACCGTACTGAAGTGTTATTATATTACACACACGCTGATTCGCACAAAGGTAAAGTCACACTTAGGAGCTGGATGGTATATTCTCCAGTATCTATACCAAGATACCAGGCCCACATTATAGCACTAGTCCCGTCCAGATCGTGAGTAAGGAGGTAGATATAGAGACGGAGACCAAgttgggatccactgtaaaaataAGTCACCCTCCAGGCGCAAAACTTCCACGACTCAGTAAGTTGCTGATAAACAGTTATTATTTGTACAAGACAAAATAAAATGAATAGAATGAAAGTGTCTCATGTACAAAGTGTTTTCAGGGCTacaaaaccccttttaaaaattAGTGTACTTTCATTCTATTCATATTATTTTGTCttatagaaataaaaatatcAGCAACTTACTGAATCATGGAAGTTTTGCACATGTagggtttcttatttttacagtggAACCCAACTCGGTCTCCATCTCTATATCTAACTCATTACTCTCCACGGCGAGGAAGTCAACTGACGCCCTAGGAATATTAACACTGGCAGCATCCTTTCTGTTACTACACCCTGTAATGGTGTTGTGCCTATCCTTGtacaacatttaaaggggttttccagtccataaaaattgatggcctatcttcacgaTAGACAATTATTAGCTGATcgctcggggtccgactcctgggacccccaacgatcagctgttttgaagggggtgcagcgcttgtacaagcgctgctttcccttcatctcttcttgctcactgtaaatcatcgacacagatgtagtggagactcacagtattgcagccttataatcccattcacttcaatgggagaaagaggctgcaatacctgtgaatcgcagtTACATGTGTGTCGactattcacagtgagcaagtagtaatgaaggggaagcagcgctcgtacgagtgctgcatccccttcaaacagctgatcgatcggcgggggtcccgggaatcGGCCCTCGACCAACCaactattgatggcccatccggaggataggccattcatttttagggactggaaaaccccttttaaagggaacctgtcaccagcatttcacctattaaaccagcaatacctggtgatagtgggtaaaaaataatttttacgtaACCTATGAATTATCttgtaagtaggctctgtacctttagtattccattttttagtgttcctctgccgtatgctaatgagcataaaagagtcatatcttgattcctcaagtctttcagagtttacctgcatcaatgtcctgttctggtgcgtgcgcacaacgggacaccatagtggcgcatgcgcagtaactagatttgaggcccggaagcAGAAGCggaagggtatcggaccatacatgacgagcgcatgcgcactatctcagacgagacaattttggcattcagggcaggCCAGTTTTCGGCTGTGGGCGGAcagaagaagaggaacgaacgaatgaacgaacgaacgaatgaacgaacgaacgaacgaacgaacgaacgagtctgccggattattaccataaaaggcgcaaaatatttgcagaccattatttacggtcggaggagtttACGTGAGGGGAGAACGGAAATGAACTATTGACAGCAgtagccagcgaggggtgaggagagttcaatagttgaaatgctggtgacaggttccctttagagGTGAGCCTTTCTCCTGTTCAAGACAAAGCGCTCACCTAAACCTGACGTACTCACCCTATGTAGCGCCTTTTGTTCTCCTTCTAGCTACAATATACTGCAGATCGTGAGGACAGTGATGGTTGTTGACAGATAAAAATTATTGCTGTTGTGTGTGTCCGAAGGCCCTTACTCTAGCGTCTGGTAGCAAAGGTCATACTGTGTTAAAACAAGACTTATTCTATTCAAATATCAACAATTTAGTATAACATGATTGCCACAATGATAGTTAAATGGGCAATTTTGGAGCATTGGTCTCAAGCCCTCTGATATAGGGACAGGCGAGTCTCGGGCAGGGTAGCCTAGATTTCCACCTGTAAATACTATGTGGTTAGATGAATACAGTTGCAGAGAGGAGGTCCAATATAGAGAGGTGCTAAGAACGGTGCTGGCTCACATAGATTAGCTATGGTTTCCAAAATATATTTACAATAAATTGAACATCAAGTAGTCTACATGCGATTTTTATGTAGAaacgaaatttaaaaaaaagccactCACCATAtgccatgaaagggttaataacccAAAGCCATGTCCCAACAGTAAACATTTTCCAAGAAACCATAAGGTTATGATGACGAAAAAATGATGACATAACAGCTTCGTTCTAAAACATAGGAAAAAGTATATTGTAATATGTAAATGTATGAGGAGCGCTTGTGCCATAAAATCGCTGTGTTTTACCCCTTCGGTTACCTGCAAGAATTTAAGGTGTTCATCTGAACAGTCATCCAGATCGGTGAGCTGTACTGTCACCAGGGTTCCTGTAGGAGTGTGCCGAGCGAGGTAGATTGTAGTTAAGTTATTGAATCTTTTTCCTAGAAGATTGATAAGAAGTTGAAGATCGTCTCTCACCATGATGCGGTTGTACTTTAGAGCAATCATTATAGAATCATAAGATATATTCTGCACCatgtgactgtgattttcttCTAGTAACGTACACTGCAGCCATCCTGAATTATTTCTATGGATCTTAACATAATGACTACTGGTTATTCATTATTCATTaatcccttcccgctgcagccatttttaatttttacatttttgggtttattctccccacattccaagagcctaaACTTCTTTATTGTCACGTCGACACAGaaacatgagggcttgttttttcgcgAGACGAGTTGCAGttgttaatggcaccatttaaagtaccatatggtGTACTgagaaacgtaaaaaaatattttgtgggtTTTGCTATTACACTGCTCACATTTAACCTCAATGTGGTATTATTGTTATACTTTATTCAAATGCTGTGAACCTGTTGTTCTACTGTTTATCTCTTGTATGAAAACtaataaaaaacttttgactgaatttttttttgttggggtgttatggaaaaaaaattctccaCTGTTttgttgggtttagtttttacggttttcaccgtGTGGTTAAAAGGACATGTTAGTTGTATTGTGTGGGTCGATAcaaacacagcgataccaaatttatatagtttttttttatgttttactacttttacaaaataaaaacaatttgttaaaaaaataaatgttctgtCACAACAttttaagacccataactttttttttgccaaTGGAGCTCTGAGTGATTGTTTTTTTCCGGGATGTGTTGTAGTTCTTCTTAATACCATTTCAGGGTACATTCAACTGATTGATCActtattattaactttttttttgggtggaaagttgagcaaaaaaaaaatgcaattctggtggtttttattttttactctgtTCAAATAACACTATAGTGGACTTCTACATGCTCATCGATACCAATTACGGCTATTTTTGGTTTGTTTACATTACAGTACAGGTAAAATTTTTCTAACGTTTTTCTAacgttgtaattattttttttctatattcctgaaaactttatttaatttttccactTGGGGAACATGCATTAGATTGCTTGCCCAATACACTGCAATCCTTATGGGCTTCAATAGGGTCAAAGATGGCAGACCGTGGGGCATTCATTAGGCTCCTGGCTGGCATGACAAGCCATTACCACCCGTGATCTCATCGTGGGAGGGAGGATGGGTTGACAGAGGGGTCCCCTctgtctaacggcttagatgccgtggtgaACAGCATCTAAGCAGTTAGACAACCGGGAGTTATCTCCAATCACTGCCGATAAAAcaggtgtaatgtatatatgtatatatgtaaaatGGCGCAACGACACTAAAAAAGTGGAAAATATCATTTATCTGAATGCCCACAAAGGAATAAATCATAAACTGCTACTAATTACATCCAAAAATTGGTGACAGATactctttatttaaaaataagTACCATCAAAATATTTGTCAGGTACTGATTTCTGATATTTTTCTAATCTAAAATAACTTAATTTCCCCCTCAACCCAAAGGTCCAGACCAGACACGTTCCAGTGCTCAAATACTTGCCTGACACAACATTGGCAAAGAGATTATATCACAGTCTCTTAACACGCTTGATCGCAATAGGACGTAATGGTATGCCCAGTGAATGGCACATGCGCTGTGCCCGAGCTGTTCGCAGCGAGtgctggctgtaatatacagccaacatctTAATGCAAAGTCTGATAGCCTTTATCCCCAATCCACCAACAAATATGAATGTAGGAATCGGATTCTACTTTTCCTGTATGTAATGATCAGAAGTGACTTGTTTTATGATTAGCtttttatataaaattgtaaTCTCACCAAGTTCCTGTTGAAGTTCGTAGTTGTTGGCTTCAGTGTATCGTACTGGCATCTCATGTCCTCCCAGCACAGGAGGAATCCAGCACTGAGGCAGTTCACCTGTCTGCAGAAAAAAAGGAAGATGTTAAAGGTGATGTACACCTTtttatgaaaattatttttacttttcaaggtacagttgctttgtatcctgtatactgaatccatcaggtcagcggcactgacgggttcagtgaaagcaggtcatccacctgttatcgatcacatttaagttatgatctgtaaaaacaatttcaaaggtgtacatagcatttaacaCTGTAAGATGATATAAATCACCAGCATATGGaaacaaacaaacactttttaagaattttaagaaaacaaaaaaagtgatttttaaaatACTCAAATGCAAAAAGTCAAGCAGAAAAGCTCATATAAATCAATACATCTGgttaaaccattagcaacggaagcgttacccttgaaatcaatggtaatgctaacagaaagctatggtttctgttcgtgggttcccctgacgaacggaaccccgacacagatgtgaacgaaaccttacgGATGCAAACGGATTACAATCTATTTGTATCCGTTTTAAATTTacaccaatgataaaaataacccatccACTAGACATATGTTCTTTTGATCAGAGTAGAAGTTCTGTACTGCACTTTAATCTACTCAAAAGAACTGATGACTAACATAATGAACGcaattaaaaatgttattaatttcaatggaatttttaacagatccgtttttatccttattctgatctaaaaatggATTAGAGTaacagtgtaatgacggggtagggagacagacaggtgagccctaatctacacgccactcagtccctgcctacttgcacgacccgtcctaggcgacggcgtacaactgggcgacggtccctacgcttaatacgtgcacgacagacaaacagacaagggtacacagaagctaagggaaattgggcagttacccatggcaacaccgtgaaaaacaagagtagtgaacgagccgagtcaaaccaggagtgtactagGTACCAAacccagagcaggagcgtagtcagtagccagggtcaaaatgaagcagaggtcaataatcatagcaggagcagcagagccaggaaacaagatagaatcacaggcaaagacaagaagcaaatgaaggtataaatagaccgagggcgggagctagaaccgtctggccaggctgtgacaggttctcccactcctcagcctaccagcctgagtggtagaagatggagtcactctatcagacctaggaacagatgcagactgattaaccacgggcatcgacacagaagctgtgtctggcagatcctttacaaacagATTATACaaagcaagtgtgaacttagtctAAAGAAAATGCCAAAAATAAACCTCTGACCAAGGCATAACAcctcttaaccctttcactgcaatTTGTTATGAACTAGAATATAAGGCATATAGCTCTTGGTATCATATTAAAGCCCAGAATCCTAGATTTGAAATGATCAAAGCTCTAGGTGTAATATTTGAAGCACAACACTAGTTTAAGTGGGGGAACAGGATTAAAAGCTATACGGTGCTGTTAATAAGTATTTGCCCCTCACctgatttcttctatttttgctaatttgtcacaGGTAAACGTTTCAAATCATCCAACTAATTTCAATATAAGATTAAGACAAaacgagtaaacacaaaatgcaactTTTAAACgatcattccatttattgagggtaaagatttattcaaaacctatttcacccatgtgaaaaagtaattgcccccctaaacctaacaatgggttgtgccacccttggcagtaacaactgcaatcaaacgtttgcgataacttgtgatgagtcttttacatcgcAGTGGAGGCATTTTGGCCTgttctttgcagaattgttttaatttgGTTTTCGAGCATGAACTGCCCCTCGTTTAAGATCTTGTCACAGCAgctcaatgggattcaagtcgGAATTTTGACTTGGTCACGCCAAaaccttaattttgtttcttttgagccattcagaggAGGACTTGCTTCTGTGCTTcagatcattgtcctgctgcataacccaactgcACTTTAGCTTTAGGTCACAAACTGACTTTCTCCTATAGGATTTTCTCATGGAGAGCAGAATTCATGGCCCCATTAATTTTGTCGAGTCGATCAGGTCCTgtagaagcaaagcaaagcaGCCGCAGACCATCActctaccaccaccatgtttgactgttggtaatatgttcttatggtggaatgcGGTGTTAGCTTTACTCCAAATGTAACAAGACCCTTGTCTTCCAAATAATTccacctttgactcatcagtccacagaatattatctcaAAAGTTTTGGgggtcatctagatgttttttggcaaatgcgaGACGagactttgtgttctttttggtcagcagtggtttgcaTCTGGCAACTCTCCCATGGATGTCTTTTTTGCCCAGTGACTTTCCTATTATGGAATCGTGTAcattgaccttaaagaggctctgtcaccagattataagtgccctatctcctacataaggagatcggcgctataatgtaggtaacagcagtggtttttattcagaaaaacgatctatttttaccacgttaggagcaattttagctttatgctaatgagtttcttaatggacaactgggcgtgatttactattgaccaagtgggcgttgtacagag
Protein-coding regions in this window:
- the STRADB gene encoding STE20-related kinase adapter protein beta isoform X3: MSCLDCSCLRRTPVKSLSQSKESTTSIYPHWTGELPQCWIPPVLGGHEMPVRYTEANNYELQQELGKRFNNLTTIYLARHTPTGTLVTVQLTDLDDCSDEHLKFLQNEAVMSSFFRHHNLMVSWKMFTVGTWLWVINPFMAYGSASSLVKTYYPEGMSELLIGNILYGTLKGLNYLHQNGYIHRSVKGSHILISEEGLVSLSELGHLYSMVRRGERAKVAYDFPNFSTAMLPWLSPELLRQDLHGYNVKSDIYSLGITVCELATGRVPFMDMHRTQMLLQKLKGPPQNPLYGNIFPCEESPMKISRSGVDSGIGESVVAASMTQTMTSDRLRTPSPRTFSSALQNLVEICLQQDPEKRPSAGMLLSHPFFKQCYISLYEKPNKLSGVGRN
- the STRADB gene encoding STE20-related kinase adapter protein beta isoform X2, translated to MSCLDCSCLRRTPVKSLSQSKESTTSIYPHWTGELPQCWIPPVLGGHEMPVRYTEANNYELQQELGKRFNNLTTIYLARHTPTGTLVTVQLTDLDDCSDEHLKFLQNEAVMSSFFRHHNLMVSWKMFTVGTWLWVINPFMAYGSASSLVKTYYPEGMSELLIGNILYGTLKGLNYLHQNGYIHRSVKGSHILISEEGLVSLSELGHLYSMVRRGERAKVAYDFPNFSTAMLPWLSPELLRQDLHGYNVKSDIYSLGITVCELATGRVPFMDMHRTQMLLQKLKGPPQNPLYGNIFPCEESPMKISRSGVDSGIGESVVAASMTQTMTSDRLRTPSPRTFSSALQNLVEICLQQDPEKRPSAGMLLSHPFFKQCYISLYEKPNKLSGILMYCR